DNA from Longimicrobiales bacterium:
GCGTGATGTCGTTCATGGGCAACTGGACTCACTGTTCGAGGAGCGCACGCCGGGTCGCGCACGCGACGTCATGCGAGCTGAGCTTCGCCGGCCGGGATCGTGATGCTGAAGAGTGCGCCGCCGCCGGGCCTGTTCTCGGCGCCGATGCTGCCGCCGTGAGCTTCGACCACACCGCGCGCAATTGCCAGGCCCAGCCCGGTGCCGCCGGGGCTCGAGCGGCGGCCCTGCCAGAACGCGGCGAAGAGGTTCGGCAGATCCGCGGGGGGTATGCCGGGGCCGGTGTCGGCGACCGTGTAGCGCACCCAGCCGTTGATTTTGGTGCACTGCACGTCGATGGAGCCGCCGCACGGCGTGTAGCGGATCGCATTGTCCAGCAGGTTCGAGAGCGCCTGCTGCAGGCGGTGCCGGTCCCCCCGGATCAACGGCAGGTCCGCGTCCGCGAAGAAACGCAACGCCTGGGAGCTGGCGGCGGCGCGCGTCGCATGCATCTCGACCGCATCACGCGCAATGTCGGCGGCCGGGAGCCACTCCTGGTGCAGGTTGAGCTGCGACGACTCGAGCCTCACGACATCCAGCAGATCCTGGATCAGGCGGTCCATGCGCAGCGCGGAGCGCAGGATCACGTTGAGCTGGCGGGTGCGCTGCTCCTCGTTCATGGGGAGCTGCAGCAGGTCGACGCTGGTGACGATGGTGTTCAGCGGATCGCGCAGGTCGTGCGCGACCGCGCCGAGCACCTGGTCCCGGACGGTGAGTGCCTGGCGCGCTGCGCGCACCTGGTTCAGACACGTGTTGGCGAGCGCCCGCACGAGCTCCCGTGCCTCGTCGCTCATGCCATGCGCAGGATCACAGGAGGCAGCGATCAGCCGTTCGGCAGCGAGCGCGAGCTGCTCCTCCTGCTCTTGCCGCGGCCGTGCAGTCGTAGCGGTGGACATGCGCACCTCCAGTAACGGGCTGCGGAGGGTCAACTTCTATAGTACCTCCGGCCTGTATTCCGGTCGTAGGAGTTTTCCTTACGTGCTGTGGGGAATTCCCTGCGCTCCGGCCGCTGCCGCCGCATTGTGCGCCGTGTCGCCGGCCGGGGCTCGATGGACACATCCGGAACGCGGCAGACCGGCAGAGAAAGCCCTACGTGATGTTCGTCGTTGTCCCGGCAGATTCCCTGTCTCGACCTGGGTATACTCACGTGTGCCGGACAGCTGCCCCCGCAGCGCGCCGGCGGCAGGGAGTTGGACGTGTACGGCAAGCAGACGGTGCAAATCGAGCCGGAAGGAGGAAATCGCGTGAGCGTCGACAGGGTAAAGCACACAATCGACCGAATCGTGGCCGGCACCGACTTCAGTGCGCAGTCGCTCGACGCAGTGGAGTGGGTGTGTTCGCGGTTCGCGCCCGACGCGCGGTGCACCCTCGTGCATGCGCTCGAGGTGCCGCCTGCGCCGGTGTTCCTGCGCGGCGTTTTTCCCTCACGTGACGAGGTGGTCGAACGCGAGCGGGTCGCGGCGCTGGAGCGACTGAACGCGCTGGTCGCGGAGCGGGGCTGGCAGAACGTGAGCGTCGAAGTCCGTGACGGCCGACCGGACAGGGTCATCGCGGATGTGGCGACGAGCACCTCCGCAGACATCGTGGTCGTGGGTGAGCACTCGCGCCCGCGCGGTCTCTGGCCCACGCTGGGCAGCACTGCGGAGGCACTCGTGCGCTGCGCGCCGGTCCCCGTTCTGCTTGCGCGCGCCGTGCCGCCGCACGCGCCGAAGCACATCCTGGTTGCCGTCGATGATTCGGAGCCGGCGCGGGCCGCAATGCGCTGGGCGTGCGGCTTTGCACGGGCCTTTGGCGCACACACGACCGTCTACCACGGTTTCCGTCCCGTGTACCTGAACCTGGCCGAAAGCGTATCCGGGATCGCTGCCGGGAAGCGACTGCGGCAGCAGCAGCTCGAGCAGGCAGAGGCGTGGGTGGAGCAGCAGGTGGATGACGTCGGGTTTCAGCAGGACGCGCTAACGATCCGGGTGCAGGAATCGGATCCGGCGACCGGCGTCATCTCGGCGCAGCGCGGTTCCGACGTGGATCTCATCGTGATGGGAAGCAGTGGCGCGGGTGGGGCCGGACGTCTCCTCCTCGGCAGCGTCGCGGACGGGGTGCTGCGCGGTTCGTCGTGTTCGGTCCTGGTCGTGCGCTGACGACCAGGCTGCTCGGCGCACCCATACGCCGGGCGCAGGCTCAGCGCGCGCCGCGCTCCCTGTCACTGGACGTAGCGATCACGGATCGCCGCGATCATGGCGGTGCGGGCCGCTTCGATATCCGCATCCGGGTCGTTGTGAAACCAGCGCTCGATGCCGCGCAGGCGCGAGCCGAGCTCGTCATCGGCAATCACTTCGAGAACCCAGCGGGAAAAGTCGCCTGCCCCGAGGTGCTCACGCAGCACCCCACTCGCGGCGCTCCTGATCTCGTCGCGGAACTCGGCAATGTTCGCGGCACTCGGGCGGTCCCCGTTGGCATGCCCGAAGTAGAACCGGAAGTTGGACGGCACCTCCGCATGCAGGTACTTCTGCTGGTGCCGCACGTGCGACACCGAGCGCGGAGCGATCTCGAATCGCAGCACGCCATCCGCCGTCGCGAGCAGCGCCTCCCCCGGCTGGAGCACGAATGGCTGCTCCGCCTGGTCCGCATCCTCCGGACCGCCGGCAGGGATACGGGCGAGCCGCTCTGCGCCCGGCAGCGCGAGGATGACATCGATGCCCGTCAGCAGGGGACCCGGCAGCACGGCCGGCCGGTGCGTAACCAGGCAGTGCGCGATCGGGGTTTCCTCCGGCCCTACCGTCAGCCCCTCTTCCGGGAGCAGCTGGTCCGCCTCCTCGACCACGATCCAGTGCGGGTACCCACGCTCCCGACGCAGCCGGTGCAGCTCGCGGATCACGGCGGAGGTGTACGCACGTTTCTCATCCGCCTCGAGCAGCGACATGTCCATCACGACGCTGCTGAACCGGTTGCGCACCAGGGCGGCAATGCGCTCCGGGCGCGGCAGCGGCTCCAGCCCGCCCACCGTGACGACGCCGGCCAGCGTTTCGAGATTCGCGTGGTCCCCCTCTGCGTCGAGCACGCACACCGCGTACTGGCGGCTGACCAGGCGCTCGACGATCAGCCCGGCAAGGCGTGACTTGCCCGAGCAGCTCGCGCCGGCAATCAGCACGTTGACGCCCGAGCCCGGCAGCAGTGCAGGGGTTCCGTCTGCGCTGCGCCCCAGCTCGATCTGCCACCGCTTCGGCCGCACGCTCAGCTCACCACGCAGGACCGGCCCCGCGAGGAATTCCGCGACGCCCTCACCGTTCGGCTCATCCAGGCAGAGGTCCGCATGGATCTTCAGCCCGGGCACGGCGTCGCCGACGGCAACTCCGATCTCGCACGCCTGCAGCAGAGAATGGTCGTTCTCGGCGTCGCCGATGCCGATCGCGGAGTGCCGTGACACTTCGAGCAGTCCGAACGCATGCAGCAGCCCCGATCCCTTGGACACGCCCGACGGCAGCACCATGAGCGCGCCCCTGTTGTAGACGAGCTGCGCTTCGAGTCCGAGATCCTCGATCGCCGTGCGGACCTCAGGGGCATAGTTCGCATCGGTCCCGATCAGCACGCGTCCGCGCTGGAACGGGACACACGCATTCGCGAGCACCGCGTCCAGCTCTTCCGGCAACGCCTCCGCCGACCAGAGGATCTCGGATGCCATCACGATGAGGCCTCCGTTCTCCGCAACGATCGCATCGAAGTGCCGGTCCACGTCCGGGAAGACCGCTCGCAGCTCCTCCACGCGACGGCCCGTGCAGAGCAGCACCTTTCGCCGCTGCCTGCGCAGCTCGGCGATCGCATCCAGCACCGGCGGATGCACGCGATCATCCCGCGCGATGGTGCCGTCGTAGTCCAGCGCGACGACGCGGAAGGTGTACGGCATGGCGCTTCTCCCTCGTGCCCTCTCGTCCCTCAGCGGCTGTGAACCGAGGCGGAGCCGCACGGCAGACATACCCACTCGAATCTAACGCACTCTGCCGGTCTACCGGTGAGGAGGGGGCGCATTCCGTGTCCGCAGGACCGCTGCGGATCGGTGGTCGTCCTCGTGGGAAATTCCGCCCCATCGAATGGGGAATTCCCCGACAGCGGACGGGGTGGGCGTACGGCATCTTGGCGGGCGGCAAATGAAGGACGCCCCGCCCGGACAGGCTCGCGAGGAGCATCCGGACGGGGCGTCGAATGGGCCAGGGTAGAGTTGAACTACCGACCTCACGCTTATCAGGCGTGCGCTCTAACCACCTGAGCTACTGGCCCGTGGGAGACCAGAAACATAAACACAGGGCGGAAGCCTTGCAACCCGCGGAGGGCCCTTTTTCCGTCGGCGGGCGGGCACGTCCGGCACCCCGAGAGGTACACCATGTCGAGTTCGCACAGCCCGGCGGCGAGGCCGGAGATCACGAGCGATGCGCCGGAGCGTGAGCTTGTCGACGGAGCATGGCGGGAGCGCTGGTCGCTGGCGCGTCTCGAGCGCGAGTACATCCTGATCGTGCTGAACGAGATGGGCGGGCATCGCGGCCGCACGGCGGAGATCCTGGGCATCGATCGGCGCACGCTGTACCGCAAGCTGCGCGAGTTCGGTATCAGGGGTGCGCGGCAGGCGCGGCGCGATGCGGATGCGGGGGAGGCCTCGATGCGCGTGTCACGCGCCGGGGACTAGCGCGACACCACCAGGAGGGGCCGTGCTGTCACAGACCGCGGAATACGCGCTGCGTGCGGTGTTCTACCTCGCGGAGCGGCCGGAGCAGGGGCCGGTGCGCGTGAACGACGTCGCCGAGGCGCTCGCCGTTCCGCAGAACTACCTGTCGAAGATTCTGCACGTGCTGGCGCGCGAGGGCGTGCTCTCGTCATTGCGCGGGCCGCACGGAGGCTTCCAGCTGGCGGTCGCGGCGAGCGATCTGCGGCTGATCGACGTGGTGAGTCATTTCGACGAGCTGACACTGGGCCGTCGCTGCGTGCTCGGCAGGCCGAAATGCAGTGACGCGAATCCCTGCGGTGCGCATGCGCGCTGGAAGCCCGTCGCTTCGCAGATCAGCTCGTTCTTTCGCGAGACCACGGTCGCGGATGCGCTGGCGAGTGCGCGTGCGATGGGCCATTCGGCGGCCGGCGCGGAGGTCCCGCTGCCTGCGCTGAACGGGCGTGGTCGTGATCTCGCGCCGGCCCGGAGCCTCGAGTCGTAGCGCTACAGGATCGGTCGGCCGATCGCCATGATGCCGCCGACCACCAGCACGATGGTGGCCAGCACGCCCGCGATGCGCAGTCCGGTTGCGGGCTGCATGCGTTCACGCTCGCGGTTGCGTGCGGCGACACCGAAGCCGTGCGCGACGGCGACGGCAAGGAGCATGGTGAAGATGTGCCCCATGAGCTGCGGATAGAAGCCGCGCAGCAGCAGGAGCACGATGCCGACGACGACCTGCAGGTCGAGCAGGCCCACGAAGATCATGTAGACGCGGTCGTGCGCGCGGCTGGCGGGCCGGCCGGGCCGGCCGGCCATGATCGCAGCGACGAGTGCGACCAGTGCGGCGAGCAGCACGAGGTAACGCACGCCAGAATGCAGACCGAGAACGAATTCGAGCACTGAGCCTCCGGGAAAGTGGCGCGCCGAAAGTAGGTGCCGGGTGCGTTAATGAAAAGCCTGTGCTGGCGCGGCCGCATCGTTTTTCGTACTCTACCGCGGTCGAGGCCGGCGCGCCGGCCCGTCCACGCACTTCCTCCACAATCAGGAGCCGCCATGCGGAGAGCCTGCCAGCGTACACTGGTTGCCCTCCCGCTCGTGTTCCTCCTCGCGTCTGGCGACGCGGAGGGGCAGAGCCGGGTCACGACACCGGAACAGCACTTCGGTCATGCGATCGGGAGCGACTACTGGCTGCCCGACTACACGGCATTCCAGGCCTACTGGCAGAAGCTGGCAGGCGAGTCGGACCGGATGGTGCTCGACACGATCGGGACCACGGCCGAAGGCCGGCCGCAGCTGATGGCGATCATCACGTCGCCGGAGAACCATACGCGGCTGGACCGCTACAGGGAGATCGCGCGCCAGCTCGCGCGGGCCGAGGGGCTCACCGATGAGCAGGCGCGCGCGCTCGCACGCGAGGGGAAGGCCATCGTCTGGTTCGACGGCGGTCTGCACGCCACGGAGGTGCTCGGCGCATCCCAGCTCACCGAGACGGTCTACCAGCTGCTGAGCCGCGACGACGAGGAGACGCTCCGTTTCCTGGACGACCTCATCATTCTGGCGGTGCACGCGAACCCCGACGGAATGGAGCTCGTTGCCGACTGGTACATGCGCGAGCCGGTGCCGGAGAAGCGCTCGACCAGTGGTGTGCCGCGCCTGTACCAGAAGTACGTGGGGCACGACAACAACCGCGACTTCTACATGTCGACGCAGCCGGAAACCGAGAACATGAACCGCGTCATGTTCACGGAGTGGTTCCCGCAGATCGTCTACAACCATCACCAGACCGGCCCGGCCGGTACCGTGATGTTCGCACCGCCCTTCCGCGACCCGTTCAACTACAACCTGCACCCGCTGATTCCGGCGGGCCTGGACATGATCGGCGGCGCGATGATGACGCGCTTCGTCGCGGAGGACAAGCCGGGCATCACGAACCGCCTGGGCGCGAACTACTCGACCTGGTGGAACGGCGGGCTGCGGACGATCACGTACTACCACAACATGTACGGGCTGCTGACCGAGACGATCGGCAACCCGACGCCGATCGAGATCCCGCTGATCGCGCGGCGCCAGCTCGCGAGCAACGATCTGCCGTACCCGATCGAGCCGCAGGTCTGGCATTTCCGCAACTCGATCGACTATTCGGTGACGGCGAACTACGCGGTGTTCGACATCGCTTCGCGTCGGCGCGAGCAGTTCCTGTACAACATCTACGTGATGGGGCGCGACGCGATCGAGGAGGGCAGCCGCGACACGTGGACGACATGGCCGCGCGAGATCGCCACGCTGGACGAGTCGTTGCGTGATGGTGGGCGTGAG
Protein-coding regions in this window:
- a CDS encoding Rrf2 family transcriptional regulator, which codes for MLSQTAEYALRAVFYLAERPEQGPVRVNDVAEALAVPQNYLSKILHVLAREGVLSSLRGPHGGFQLAVAASDLRLIDVVSHFDELTLGRRCVLGRPKCSDANPCGAHARWKPVASQISSFFRETTVADALASARAMGHSAAGAEVPLPALNGRGRDLAPARSLES
- a CDS encoding HAMP domain-containing sensor histidine kinase, producing MSTATTARPRQEQEEQLALAAERLIAASCDPAHGMSDEARELVRALANTCLNQVRAARQALTVRDQVLGAVAHDLRDPLNTIVTSVDLLQLPMNEEQRTRQLNVILRSALRMDRLIQDLLDVVRLESSQLNLHQEWLPAADIARDAVEMHATRAAASSQALRFFADADLPLIRGDRHRLQQALSNLLDNAIRYTPCGGSIDVQCTKINGWVRYTVADTGPGIPPADLPNLFAAFWQGRRSSPGGTGLGLAIARGVVEAHGGSIGAENRPGGGALFSITIPAGEAQLA
- a CDS encoding helix-turn-helix domain-containing protein, with amino-acid sequence MSSSHSPAARPEITSDAPERELVDGAWRERWSLARLEREYILIVLNEMGGHRGRTAEILGIDRRTLYRKLREFGIRGARQARRDADAGEASMRVSRAGD
- a CDS encoding universal stress protein, which codes for MSVDRVKHTIDRIVAGTDFSAQSLDAVEWVCSRFAPDARCTLVHALEVPPAPVFLRGVFPSRDEVVERERVAALERLNALVAERGWQNVSVEVRDGRPDRVIADVATSTSADIVVVGEHSRPRGLWPTLGSTAEALVRCAPVPVLLARAVPPHAPKHILVAVDDSEPARAAMRWACGFARAFGAHTTVYHGFRPVYLNLAESVSGIAAGKRLRQQQLEQAEAWVEQQVDDVGFQQDALTIRVQESDPATGVISAQRGSDVDLIVMGSSGAGGAGRLLLGSVADGVLRGSSCSVLVVR
- a CDS encoding HAD hydrolase family protein — encoded protein: MPYTFRVVALDYDGTIARDDRVHPPVLDAIAELRRQRRKVLLCTGRRVEELRAVFPDVDRHFDAIVAENGGLIVMASEILWSAEALPEELDAVLANACVPFQRGRVLIGTDANYAPEVRTAIEDLGLEAQLVYNRGALMVLPSGVSKGSGLLHAFGLLEVSRHSAIGIGDAENDHSLLQACEIGVAVGDAVPGLKIHADLCLDEPNGEGVAEFLAGPVLRGELSVRPKRWQIELGRSADGTPALLPGSGVNVLIAGASCSGKSRLAGLIVERLVSRQYAVCVLDAEGDHANLETLAGVVTVGGLEPLPRPERIAALVRNRFSSVVMDMSLLEADEKRAYTSAVIRELHRLRRERGYPHWIVVEEADQLLPEEGLTVGPEETPIAHCLVTHRPAVLPGPLLTGIDVILALPGAERLARIPAGGPEDADQAEQPFVLQPGEALLATADGVLRFEIAPRSVSHVRHQQKYLHAEVPSNFRFYFGHANGDRPSAANIAEFRDEIRSAASGVLREHLGAGDFSRWVLEVIADDELGSRLRGIERWFHNDPDADIEAARTAMIAAIRDRYVQ